One genomic window of Manihot esculenta cultivar AM560-2 chromosome 16, M.esculenta_v8, whole genome shotgun sequence includes the following:
- the LOC110603595 gene encoding protein CHROMATIN REMODELING 4 isoform X1 yields MKDSGSTTSKMINRNWVLKRKRKKLLYGRVLANGKEEKLAALESPRSTSAAKRRAKSELSSDLSSSKKKGNDGYYYECVICDLGGNLLCCDSCPSVYHLQCLDPPLKRIPMGKWQCPKCSQKNDPLKSITQLDSISKRARTKVVTANSKAGIKSSDTQKVSQIFGSSILSKRRSSSKGKDVLTFGVKSCEKEADSSLDESTSTKPSDPFLVCVEGTSSCVNADDAKESAVSPPASPADKKSTSHAEETLSHSKLTKSGPNDEASDEKHDFSCYNGSPRSKIVLAIGAASKKDRKRKHELNGDSIKKHRTDRGRRTSKKWESKANNTSSGTSKLHQKRKTGTHRVSESLSENDVGTKSLDAQGKNEKLPEELVHPSVESGKTGGVMDGTRICEDVILEVQQVDRVLGCRIEDDNSSSSRNISLIATDDLPSKELLIPETQNRGENSNCDIDSDVVVAENLVGGSPGIKQRFDRRESRKNDTRVDKINVYKRSANKDCKGGNVIDLAGKDDKDSGSKGPSDKDQDESTECTEDFAQQHEKVLTENVDVSTKSQDMIEFSKDCEPHLSPETNVREEADMEMKMSGGDEKNVQEPAKIEPACSNNGETTSYEFLVKWVGKSHIHNAWISESRLKVLAKRKLENYKGKYGTAVINICEEKWKQPQRIISLRTSRDGTREAFVKWTGLPYDECTWERVDEPVLSKSPHMIDMFDQLERQTLEKDAMGNDLTKGRGDSHQNEIVTLTEQPKELKGGTLFPHQLEALNWLRKCWNKSKNVILADEMGLGKTVSACAFISSLYFEFKASLPCLVLVPLSTMPNWLAEFALWAPNLNVVEYHGCAKARAIIRQYEWHANDPNKMNKKTASYKFNVLLTTYEMVLADSSYLRGVPWEVLVVDEGHRLKNAESKLFSLLNTFSFQHRVLLTGTPLQNNIGEMYNLLNFLQPASFPSLSSFEEKFNDLTTAEKVEELKKLVAPHMLRRLKKDAMQNIPPKTERMVPVELTSIQAEYYRAMLTKNYQVLRNIGKGVAQQSMLNIVMQLRKICNHPYLIPGTEPDSGSVEFLHEMRIKASAKLTLLHSMLKALYKEGHRVLIFSQMTKLLDILEDYLTIEFGPKTYERVDGSVSVCDRQAAITRFNQDKSRFVFLLSTRSCGLGINLATADTVIIYDSDFNPHADIQAMNRAHRIGQSNRLLVYRLVVRASVEERILQLAKKKLMLDQLFVNKSGSQKEVEDILRWGTEELFGDSSSMIGKDITESNSNKDDAVIDIEQKQRKRGGGLGDVYKDKCTDGGNNIVWDENAIAKLLDRSNLQSGIADVAEMDFENDMLGSVKSVEWNDETAEDQGGVESPPVVAEDICGQNSDRKEDNAVTTAEENEWDRLLRSRWMKYQNEEEAALGRGKRQRKAVSYREAYAPHPSETLSEQSGGEEEREPEPEREYTPAGRALKMKYARLRARQKERLAQRNAIEECCPSEGLPLPDLLPQPQFPPTNERDKDHAKGLFQAVGEKSSVFEVEDNKFPPPSDTPKSKADSTLRLGRVSKHKMSSHLDLSVNSHDYPSPDINIPSQQNQGMGHANYNLLPVLGLCAPNANLFDSSHRKSSRSNSRQSKPANGPEFPFILPPSSRTSIETDLKRQEINASAEVLQKHLKSSLSDGWLPFSPCPPTVPQGRTSDGFESSSFTEFQEKMSIPNLPFDEKLLPRVSVPAKSMPISYPDLLPSLSLGGRLEAVNDSMRDLPAMPLLPGLKFPSQDVPIYNQLDKEVLPVLGLGQMPTNLPPFPENHRKVLENIMIRTGSGSSNFYRKKLRTDGWSEDELDFLWIGVRRHGRGNWDAMLRDPRLKFSKYKTTEDLAARWEEEQLKILDAPPFSGPKASKLAQSSRSCLFPSVPEGMMARALNGSRLVTPPKFHSHLTDMKLGFGDPSSSLPHFEPSDQLSLQNEHFGPIPSWNLDKFRTNFAGDSTAGPSSNFSSEMPFLLNSFGASNLGSLGLNGCSSFDLHREEENGNMKYGKLPCLLDRSLTILRDSQNNIGNGESSSALFPDHNCGIYISHSKGKEVVGSSSSKNKLPHWLREAVHAPAKLPEPELPPTVSAIAQSVRVLYGESKPNIPPFVIPGPPPTQPKDPRRTLKKKKKRRSHMFRQFPQDIAGSMQNFKSSIPGCIVASSSAQPVPTFQLPPSLIPGTSGHAWNESDPNFPNKHMLHSLTSSSFLNLSKKTSMGLSPSSEVLQLVASCVAPGPHLPSTSGLTSSSFLDSKLPLPKSVNHVECLNSGGAVQKNMDMQSLPPDAQVMLPENKTNQPDSGDSSKTQTEQPDVEVISSEGTVSDHPVSEHEP; encoded by the exons ATGAAGGATAGTGGCTCCACGACTAGCAAAATGATAAACAGAAATTGGGTCTTGAAGCGCAAGCGGAAAAAGCTTTTGTATGGACGAGTCCTTGCCAATGGTAAAGAAGAGAAGTTAGCAGCCTTGGAGTCTCCCAGGAGTACTTCGGCTGCTAAACGAAGAGCCAAGAGTGAATTAAGTTCTGATTTATCTTCATCCAAGAAGAAAGGAAATGATGGG TATTACTATGAATGCGTGATCTGTGACCTTGGTGGCAACTTGTTGTGTTGTGATAGCTGTCCAAGCGTCTACCATCTTCAGTGCCTTGATCCACCTCTTAAG CGCATCCCAATGGGGAAGTGGCAATGTCCAAAGTGCTCTCAGAAGAATGATCCACTTAAGTCCATTACCCAACTGGATTCCATTTCAAAGCGGGCTAGAACAAAAGTTGTTACAGCAAATTCTAAGGCTGGAATTAAGTCATCTGACACTCAAAAAGTATCCCAGATATTTGGAAGCTCCATTCTCTCCAAACGAAGGTCCTCTAGCAAAGGGAAAGATGTGTTAACTTTTGGAGTTAAATCCTGTGAAAAGGAAGCAGATTCTTCCTTGGATGAATCTACTAGTACCAAGCCAAGTGATCCATTCCTAGTCTGTGTAGAGGGTACCTCATCATGTGTGAATGCTGATGATGCAAAGGAATCTGCAGTGTCTCCACCTGCATCACCTGCAGACAAGAAGTCAACTTCTCATGCTGAGGAGACTTTATCTCATTCTAAACTTACAAAATCTGGGCCAAATGATGAAGCATCTGATGAAAAGCATGACTTTTCTTGTTACAATGGATCTCCAAGAAGCAAAATTGTACTTGCAATTGGTGCTGCCTCTAAGAAagatagaaaaagaaaacatgAACTCAATGGGGACAGCATAAAGAAGCATAGGACTGACAGGGGCAGACGAACTTCTAAGAAATGGGAATCAAAAGCCAATAATACATCCTCTGGAACTAGTAAATTGCACCAGAAAAGGAAAACTGGCACTCACAGAGTTTCTGAATCTTTATCAGAGAATGATGTTGGAACCAAGAGCTTAGATGCACAGGGAAAGAATGAG aaGCTTCCTGAGGAACTTGTGCACCCATCAGTTGAGTCGGGTAAGACTGGCGGGGTTATGGATGGAACACGAATATGTGAAGATGTTATCCTTGAAGTTCAACAG GTTGATCGGGTTTTGGGATGTcgaattgaagatgataattCTAGCTCTTCCCGTAATATCTCTTTGATTGCTACAGATGACCTGCCTTCTAAGGAGTTGCTTATTCCAGAAACACAAAATAGAGGGGAAAATTCTAATTGTGATATTGATTCAGATGTAGTAGTTGCTGAAAATCTTGTCGGGGGCTCTCCAGGCATCAAGCAAAGATTTGATAGGAGAGAAAGCAGGAAGAATGACACTAGAGTGGATAAAATAAATGTATATAAAAGATCTGCTAACAAAGATTGTAAAGGAGGAAATGTCATTGATTTAGCAGGGAAAGATGACAAGGATTCAGGTTCCAAAGGCCCAAGTGATAAAGATCAAGATGAGTCCACAGAATGCACAGAAGATTTTGCACAACAACATGAAAAGGTGCTGACAGAAAATGTTGATGTTTCTACCAAAAGTCAAGATATGATTGAATTTTCCAAAGATTGTGAACCACATTTATCTCCTGAAACCAATGTTAGAGAAGAAGCAGATATGGAAATGAAAATGAGTGGTGGTGATGAAAAAAATGTTCAGGAGCCTGCCAAGATTGAACCAGCATGTAGTAATAATGGGGAGACAACATCATATGAATTCTTAGTTAAATGGGTAGGGAAGTCTCATATACACAATGCTTGGATTTCTGAATCTCGGCTGAAAGTTCTTGCAAAGAGAAAGCTAGAAAATTACAAGGGAAAGTATGGAACAGCTGTGATAAATATATGTGAGGAAAAGTGGAAGCAGCCTCAGCGTATAATTTCTCTCCGTACTTCCAGAGATGGTACACGGGAAGCTTTTGTGAAATGGACTGGTCTACCTTATGATGAATGCACTTGGGAAAGAGTGGATGAACCTGTTCTGTCAAAATCTCCACATATgattgatatgtttgatcaGTTAGAACGGCAAACACTGGAAAAAGATGCTATGGGGAATGATCTGACAAAGGGGAGGGGTGATAGTCATCAAAATGAGATTGTTACTCTTACAGAGCAGCCTAAGGAACTAAAAGGAGGCACATTGTTTCCCCATCAGCTTGAAGCGTTGAATTGGTTGCGTAAATGCTGGAACAAATCCAAAAATGTGATCCTTGCTGATGAGATGGGGCTTGGGAAAACAGTATCTGCTTGTGCCTTTATTTCATCACTATATTTTGAGTTTAAAGCTTCTTTGCCTTGTTTGGTCTTAGTTCCGCTTTCCACTATGCCAAATTGGCTAGCTGAGTTTGCATTATGGGCTCCTAACTTAAATGTTGTGGAATATCATGGGTGTGCAAAAGCAAGGGCCATAATTCGCCAATATGAATGGCATGCTAATGATCCAAATAAGATGAATAAGAAAACTGCTTCTTACAAATTTAATGTTCTTTTAACTACTTATGAAATGGTTCTTGCTGATTCCTCCTATTTGCGTGGAGTTCCCTGGGAAGTGCTTGTGGTTGATGAGGGTCACCGTCTAAAGAATGCTGAAAGCAAGCTGTTCAGCTTGCTCAATACATTTTCTTTTCAACATCGTGTTCTCTTGACTGGTACCcctcttcaaaataacattgGTGAAATGTACAATTTACTTAATTTCTTACAGCCAGCTTCATTCCCTTCTCTATCTTCATTTGAGGAGAAATTTAATGATCTTACCACTGCTGAAAAAGTGGAAGAATTGAAAAAACTTGTTGCTCCACATATGCTTCGACGGCTTAAAAAGGATGCGATGCAAAATATCCCTCCCAAGACAGAAAGAATGGTTCCTGTTGAGTTGACTTCTATCCAAGCTGAATACTACCGTGCAATGCTGACAAAGAACTATCAGGTATTACGGAACATTGGAAAAGGGGTTGCTCAGCAATCAATGCTGAACATTGTAATGCAGTTGAGAAAGATTTGCAATCATCCCTACCTCATACCAGGTACTGAGCCTGATTCTGGGTCAGTAGAATTCCTTCATGAAATGCGAATAAAAGCTTCAGCCAAGTTGACTCTGCTGCATtccatgctaaaagcattataCAAGGAAGGTCATAGAGTTCTTATTTTCTCTCAGATGACTAAACTTCTAGATATACTTGAAGATTATTTAACTATAGAGTTTGGGCCCAAAACATATGAGAGAGTGGACGGATCTGTATCTGTCTGTGATCGTCAGGCAGCAATTACACGTTTCAACCAAGACAAAAGCAGATTTGTGTTCTTGTTATCAACACGCTCGTGTGGCCTTGGAATCAATCTGGCAACAGCTGACACTGTCATTATTTATGATTCTGATTTCAACCCGCATGCTGATATCCAAGCTATGAACCGGGCGCATCGCATTGGACAATCGAATAGACTTTTGGTATATCGGCTTGTTGTTCGTGCCAGTGTTGAGGAGCGCATCTTGCAGCTTGCTAAAAAGAAATTGATGCTTGACCAGCTTTTCGTGAATAAGTCTGGATCGCAGAAGGAAGTGGAAGATATTCTACGATGGGGAACAGAGGAACTTTTTGGTGATTCTTCtagcatgattgggaaagataTTACTGAAAGTAATAGCAACAAAGATGATGCAGTAATAGATATAGAGCAAAAGCAGAGGAAAAGGGGTGGTGGGCTTGGGGATGTGTACAAGGATAAATGTACAGATGGTGGCAACAATATTGTCTGGGATGAAAACGCAATTGCAAAATTGCTTGATCGTTCAAACCTTCAGTCTGGGATAGCTGATGTTGCTGAAATGGATTTTGAGAATGACATGCTTGGATCCGTCAAG TCTGTGGAATGGAATGATGAAACAGCAGAAGATCAAGGTGGGGTTGAATCACCTCCTGTTGTGGCTGAAGATATTTGTGGACAAAATTCAGACAGAAAAGAGGATAATGCAGTGACTACCGCTGAAGAAAATGAATGGGACAGGCTTCTGCGCTCAAG GTGGATGAAATATCAAAATGAGGAGGAAGCAGCACTTGGTCGAGGGAAGCGCCAGAGGAAAGCTGTTTCTTACAGGGAAGCATATGCTCCACATCCAAGTGAAACATTGAGTGAG CAGAGTGGTGGTGAAGAGGAACGGGAGCCAGAGCCAGAGAGGGAATATACACCAGCTGGACGAGCATTGAAAATGAAGTA TGCTAGGCTTCGTGCTAGACAAAAAGAACGGCTTGCTCAGCGCAATGCTATTGAAGAATGCTGCCCCAGTGAGGGTCTTCCTTTACCTGACTTACTGCCTCAGCCTCAATTTCCTCCCACCAATGAGAGAGACAAGGATCACGCAAAGGGTTTATTTCAAGCAGTGGGAGAAAAGTCTTCAGTATTTGAAGTCGAGGATAATAAATTTCCCCCTCCATCTGATACACCAAAGAGCAAGGCTGATTCAACCTTAAGGCTGGGTCGGGTATCAAAGCATAAAATGAGCAGTCATCTGGACCTTTCGGTTAATTCTCACGATTACCCTTCTCCTGACATCAACATTCCAAGTCAACAAAATCAGGGCATGGGCCATGCAAACTACAACTTGTTACCAGTTCTGGGTCTGTGTGCTCCCAATGCCAATCTGTTTGATTCATCACACAGGAAGTCATCAAGATCCAATAGTAGACAGAGCAAGCCAGCAAATGGACCAGAGTTTCCTTTTATTCTACCTCCTTCCTCTAGAACTTCAATTGAGACAGATTTAAAACGGCAGGAGATCAATGCATCAGCAGAAGTCTTGCAAAAGCACCTTAAAAGTAGCCTATCAGATGGTTGGCTCCCGTTTAGTCCG TGTCCTCCAACTGTCCCACAAGGGAGGACTTCTGATGGTTTTGAGAGTTCTAGTTTTACGGAGTTCCAAGAAAAAATGTCGATTCCAAATTTACCTTTTGATGAGAAATTGCTGCCCAGAGTCTCAGTTCCTGCTAAAAGCATGCCAATCTCATACCCGGACTTATTACCTAGCCTATCACTTGGAGGCAGACTTGAAGCTGTAAATGACTCTATGCGAGACCTTCCAGCAATGCCTTTGTTGCCCGGTTTGAAATTCCCCTCTCAGGATGTACCAATTTACAATCAGCTAGACAAGGAAGTACTGCCCGTGCTGGGTTTGGGTCAGATGCCAACTAACCTTCCACCATTTCCTGAAAACCACAGGAAGGTACTTGAAAACATAATGATTAGGACTGGGTCTGGATCAAGTAACTTCTATAGAAAGAAATTGAGAACAGATGGCTGGTCTGAAGATGAACTTGATTTTCTATGGATTGGTGTTCGAAGACATGGTAGAGGTAATTGGGATGCAATGCTTAGAGACCCCAGGTTAAAATTTTCCAAGTATAAAACTACAGAAGATTTGGCTGCTAGGTGGGAGGAGGAACAACTGAAGATCTTGGATGCGCCCCCTTTCTCAGGGCCAAAGGCAAGTAAGCTGGCACAATCTTCCAGATCGTGCTTGTTCCCAAGTGTTCCTGAGGGAATGATGGCACGGGCGTTGAATGGTAGTCGACTTGTTACACCACCGAAATTTCACTCTCATTTGACGGACATGAAACTGGGCTTTGGTGACCCGTCTTCGAGTCTGCCGCATTTTGAGCCATCAGATCAACTTAGTTTGCAGAATGAGCATTTTGGGCCTATTCCAAGTTGGAATCTTGACAAATTTCGCACAAATTTTGCTGGAGATTCTACTGCAGGACCCTCTTCAAATTTTTCTAGTGAAATGCCATTTCTTCTCAATTCATTTGGAGCTAGCAACTTAGGCTCTCTGGGTTTGAATGGCTGTAGCAGCTTTGATTTACATCGGGAGGAGGAAAATGGCAACATGAAGTATGGGAAGTTGCCCTGTCTTCTGGATAGGTCATTAACTATATTGCGTGATTCTCAGAATAACATTGGAAATGGGGAATCTAGTTCAGCTTTATTCCCAGATCATAACTGTGGGATATATATTTCACATTCAAAGGGTAAAGAAGTAGTTGGAAGCAGTTCTTCAAAGAATAAGCTACCCCATTGGCTTAGGGAAGCTGTACATGCTCCTGCTAAACTGCCAGAACCAGAGCTGCCACCCACTGTATCAGCTATAGCTCAATCAGTTCGTGTACTATATGGAGAAAGTAAGCCAAACATTCCTCCTTTTGTTATACCGGGTCCACCTCCAACCCAACCAAAGGATCCAAGGCGGActctgaagaagaaaaagaagcggAGATCACATATGTTCAGGCAGTTTCCTCAAGACATTGCAGGAAGCATGCAGAATTTTAAAAGCAGCATTCCAGGTTGCATTGTTGCTTCGTCCTCTGCTCAGCCAGTCCCAACATTTCAACTGCCTCCCTCTTTAATTCCTGGAACTTCAGGACATGCATGGAACGAATCTGACCCAAATTTTCCTAATAAGCACATGCTACACTCCCTAACATCGTCTTCGTTTTTAAATCTATCAAAGAAAACAAGCATGGGCTTGTCCCCATCTTCTGAAGTGCTTCAACTGGTAGCTTCCTGTGTGGCCCCAGGCCCACATTTGCCATCTACTTCGGGCCTGACAAGCTCTAGCTTTCTTGACAGCAAGCTTCCCTTGCCGAAATCTGTCAACCATGTAGAATGTTTGAATTCAGGAGGTGCTGTGCAGAAAAATATGGATATGCAGAGCTTGCCCCCCGATGCACAGGTCATGCTCCCAGAAAACAAAACGAACCAACCTGATAGTGGTGATTCTAGCAAGACTCAGACTGAACAGCCTGATGTAGAGGTGATATCGTCCGAGGGAACTGTATCAGATCACCCTGTGAGTGAGCATGAGCCATAG